The Vidua chalybeata isolate OUT-0048 chromosome 17, bVidCha1 merged haplotype, whole genome shotgun sequence genome has a segment encoding these proteins:
- the PRELID3B gene encoding LOW QUALITY PROTEIN: PRELI domain containing protein 3B (The sequence of the model RefSeq protein was modified relative to this genomic sequence to represent the inferred CDS: inserted 1 base in 1 codon) yields MKIWTSEHVFDHPWETVMTAAMRKYPNPMNPSVVGVDVLDRHVDPSGKLHSHRLLSTEWGIPSIVKSLIGTCRTRTYVQEHSVVDPVKKTMELKSCNISFTNLVSVDERLVYKPHPHEPHKTILTQEAIISVKGVSLSSYLEGLMANTISSNAKKGREALEWVIKRLNAEIEELAASAXRNHEEFDGSSSICREMMIVLRSVSLMRHNNLQLLSRPAYMYPLLFKGCVY; encoded by the exons ATGAAGATCTGGACCTCGGAGCACGTGTTCGA TCACCCCTGGGAAACTGTGATGACAGCTGCCATGAGGAAATACCCCAACCCCATGAACCCCAGCGTGGTGGGGGTCGATGTCCTGGACAGACACGTGGATCCCAGCGGGAAGCTGCACAGCCACAGGCTCCTGAGCACAGAGTGGGGAATCCCGTCCATTGTGAAATCG CTCATCGGCACCTGCAGGACAAGGACCTATGTGCAGGAGCACTCTGTTGTTGACCCTGTGAAAAAAACAATGGAGCTTAAATCCTGTAAT ATTTCATTTACAAACCTCGTGTCAGTAGATGAGAGGCTTGTCTATAAACCACACCCTCATGAACCACACAA AACCATTCTGACACAAGAAGCAATAATATCTGTAAAAGGTGTCAGTCTCAGCAGTTACCTAGAAGGGCTAATGGCAAACACAATTTCTTCCAATGCTAAAAAA GGCCGGGAAGCATTGGAATGGGTAATTAAAAGACTGAATGCTGAAATTGAAGAGTTGGCAGCTTCAG AGAGGAACCATGAGGAATTcgatggcagcagcagcatttgtaGAGAAATGATGATAGTTCTTAGATCTGTATCACTAATGAGGCATAACAACCTGCAGCTTCTCTCCAGGCCTGCATACATGTATCCTTTGTTATTTAAAGGATGTGTGTATTAG